CGGCGATGATCCAGGCCGAATGAAAATAGGCTACCGCGGTCGTAGGTACGAGCAGATCGATGACGACCCCGCTCCCCATCCACAGGACGAGTCCCAGAAGACCACCCGACCACACGCTCCAGTGACACACGATGCGCGCCACCTTCCGTGCGCTCCTGATCCGGTCACCGCCGAGGAAGTAGGCCACCAGGCTCTGGCCCGTGACGGCCAGTGCGTCCAGCACGAAGGTGCCGAACATCCAGACCTGCCTGATCGCCTGGTGAGCGGCCCCGATGTCGGCGCCCCCGTGCGTGGCCTCGCGGGTCGTCAGGAGGAGAAACAGGTTCAAAACGCCGGTGCGTATGAAGAGATCGGCGCCGACGCGCATCAGCCGGCGGACTGCGCCGAGATTTACCTGAAAGGACCAGCCCAGTTTCCGCTTGACGATCCAGATCGACCAGGCCGCGCCGATCCAGTACGCGACGACGCTGGCCACCGCCGCGCCGGCGATACCGAGGGCAGGCACGGGTCCCGCGCCGAAAATCAGGATCGGATCGAGCACGATATTGATGCCGTTGATGCCAAGGGCGATCCAGAGCGCCGAACGCATATCCTGAAGTCCCCGTAAGGCACCGCAGGCCGTGAGCGTAATCAGGATGGCGGGCGCGCCGAACCAGCGCCAGAAGATGTAGTCCACGGCCCCATCGTGGATGGCACCCGACGCGCCGAGCAGCGTGGCCAGGTACGAGGTGAGTGGAACGCCGAGGACGATAATCAGCAGCCCGAAGACCGCGCTCATGTTGATACCCAGACTGCTCATGGAAACGGACCGGGACCGGTCGTTGTCGCCCTCGGCCTGGGCTACTTCGGTCTGGGTGCTGATCCCGAGGAAGTTGAAGATCCAGAATAGGCCCGAAAGCGACACGGCGCCGACTCCGAGGGCGGCCAGCGACTCCGCGCCCAGCCGCTTGATAAAGGCGGTGTCCACGAGGCCGGTAAGCGGTTCCGCGATGAGCGAGAGCAGGACGGGGAAGGAAAGCCGTACAAGCGTGGCATGGGGCCTGGTCGTAAAAGGATGGTCGGACGAGGTGCCCGCGAGCTTTGAATCGCGCATATTCACCTGGGCGGCGTGCTGAATCGGCGTACTGAATCGGCGTACTTTATTGGCGTACTCAGGCGGCGAAACGGTCCACCGCGAGGAGATCGAGGTCGATATCGAAGTCGAGGTCGGCCCGCTCGCCGGCAATGATCCGGCAGACCAGCTTCCCGGTCACCGGACCGAGGGATACCCCGATCATGGCATGGCCCGCCGCCACGACCAGGTTGCGGACGTCCGGGACCCGGCCCAGAAAGGGCAGTCCGTCGGGCGTGCAGGGACGCAGCCCGCACCAGGTCTCCAGGATCTCATGGGATCCGATATCGAAGGACGGCAGATATCTGGGAACGGCATTGAGAATGGCGGAAACGCGCCGGTGGTTTATAGAATGATCCATGCCGGCCAGCTCCAGGGTGCCTCCGATACGCAGCGTGTCGCCCATGGGCGTAACGGCCACCCGGGATTCCGACAGCATGAAGGGCATTTCCGGCCAGCCGGACGGCCGCCTCAGGGTAACGCTGTACCCCTTGGCCGGCTGAATGGGCAGCGGAACACCAGCGAGTTTACCGAGTGCGGCGGACCAGGAACCCGCCGTGAGCACCACCTCTCCCGCCGCGATATCCCCCCGGGTCGTGTGAGTAGTTGTGATGCGTTCGTTGTCTTTTGTGAAACCCCTTACTTCCGTCTGGGTAAGCACCTTCACGCCGAGCCGCTCCAGGTAGTCCGCCAACGACCGCACAAACTTGCCTGGCGTCAGATGAGCGTCCTGCCTGAAATGCAGGCCGCCCAACGCATTCAGCTCCAGCCCCGGTAACGCCTCGGCCAGTCCGTCCGGGGAAAGAGCGTCGATCTCCAGACCGTAGGAGGAGAGGAGATGTAGTTCCTCTTCCCCTTCC
The window above is part of the Gemmatimonadota bacterium genome. Proteins encoded here:
- a CDS encoding MATE family efflux transporter — encoded protein: MRDSKLAGTSSDHPFTTRPHATLVRLSFPVLLSLIAEPLTGLVDTAFIKRLGAESLAALGVGAVSLSGLFWIFNFLGISTQTEVAQAEGDNDRSRSVSMSSLGINMSAVFGLLIIVLGVPLTSYLATLLGASGAIHDGAVDYIFWRWFGAPAILITLTACGALRGLQDMRSALWIALGINGINIVLDPILIFGAGPVPALGIAGAAVASVVAYWIGAAWSIWIVKRKLGWSFQVNLGAVRRLMRVGADLFIRTGVLNLFLLLTTREATHGGADIGAAHQAIRQVWMFGTFVLDALAVTGQSLVAYFLGGDRIRSARKVARIVCHWSVWSGGLLGLVLWMGSGVVIDLLVPTTAVAYFHSAWIIAVVVQPLNALAFATDGLHWGSGDYRYLRNAVVLATGTGAAGLLAGPHALDWIWLMTGVWIGVRATLGVVRIWPGVGNSPFRVMG
- a CDS encoding FAD-dependent oxidoreductase, with product MDKTDVLIIGGGAVGVCAAYYLREAGYEVTLVDRGEIGSGASHGNMGLVVPSHSVPLAAPGVVSQGLKWMFRPDSPFYIKPRLDPSLIRWLWAFWRASSEGRIRRAIPLIRDMSLRSLTLFDELNGLDGVDFDYHQRGVLAVYRTQDGLEEGEEELHLLSSYGLEIDALSPDGLAEALPGLELNALGGLHFRQDAHLTPGKFVRSLADYLERLGVKVLTQTEVRGFTKDNERITTTHTTRGDIAAGEVVLTAGSWSAALGKLAGVPLPIQPAKGYSVTLRRPSGWPEMPFMLSESRVAVTPMGDTLRIGGTLELAGMDHSINHRRVSAILNAVPRYLPSFDIGSHEILETWCGLRPCTPDGLPFLGRVPDVRNLVVAAGHAMIGVSLGPVTGKLVCRIIAGERADLDFDIDLDLLAVDRFAA